The nucleotide sequence CGGATCACGGAGAAGGGCGTGGGCAACGGCATGTCGCTGCTCATCTTCACGTCCATCGCCGCGACCTTCCCCTCCGCGCTGGGCGAGATCCTCCGCACCCGGGGCTGGGGCGTGTTCCTCTCCGTGCTGGCCGTGGGGCTCGTGGTGATCACCTGCGTGGTGTTCGTGGAGCAGTCCCAGCGCCGCGTGCCCGTGCAGTACGCCAAGCGGATGGTGGGCCGGCGCACGATCGGCGGGACCACCACCTACATCCCGCTCAAGGTCAACATGGCCGGTGTCATCCCCATCATCTTCGCGTCCTCGATGCTGATGCTCCCCGGCATGCTCGCCCAGTTCGGCATGCCGGACGACGGCACGGACATCCCCGGCTGGGTCAACTGGATCAACACCTACCTCGTCACCGGCGACCACCCCGTGTACATGGCGATGTACTTCCTGATGATCGTGTTCTTCACGTACTTCTACGTGTCGATCACGTTCAACCCCGAGGAGGTCTCCAACAACATGAAGCGCTACGGCGGCTTCATCCCGGGGATCCGCGCGGGACGGCCCACCGAGAAGTACCTCGCCTACGTGCTCAGCCGGATCACGTTCCCGGGCGCCCTCTACCTGGGCATCGTGTCGATGATCCCCCTCGTGGCGCTCGTGCTGATCGACGCGAACCAGAACTTCCCCTTCGGCGGTCCGTCGCTGCTGATCATGGTGGGCGTCGGCCTGGACACGGTGAAGCAGATCGAGGCCCAGCTGCAGCAGCGCAACTACGAGGGCCTGCTGCGCTGACCCCTCCCCGCCGTCCCCCGCCGGGGACGGCGGGCACGCCCCGGTAGACTGGGAGCGCAGCCACCACCGACCGCAAGGAGACTTCATGACCCGCATGCTCATCATCGGACCCCCCGGCGCAGGCAAGGGCACGCAGGCCGTGCGCATCTCGGAGCGGCTCGGCATCCCGGCGATCTCCACCGGCGACATCTTCCGGGCCAACATCAAGGGCCGGACCCCCCTGGGGCAGGAGGCCAAGAGCTACATCGACGCCGGCGACCTCGTCCCGGACTCCGTGACCAACCGGATGGTCCGCGACCGCCTCGCCGAGACGGACACCGCCGACGGCTTCCTGCTCGACGGCTACCCGCGCAACGCCGCGCAGGTGGACGAGCTCGATGCCATCCTCGCCGAGCTGGGGCAGGAGCTCGACGTGGTGCTGAAGCTGACCGCCGACCGCGACGAGCTCGTCCAGCGGCTCCTCGGGCGGGCCCAGAAGGAGGGGCGCACCGACGACACGGAGGCGGTCATCCGGCACCGCCTGGACGTGTACGACGCCGAGACCGCCGTGGTCGTCGACGTCTACGACCGGCGCGGCATCGTCCGCGAGGTCGACGGGCTCGGGACCGTCGACGCGGTCTCCCAGCGGATCATGACAGCGCTGTCCTGACGCACCGTCCCGCACCGCGCACGCCGTGACACCCCCGGACACCCCCGGGGGTCTCACGTTTAACCCACGACAGCCGCGAGCTCCCCGACCGGGGGAGCGGCTCGGAAGGAAGACCGCATGTTCGGCCGCCGCCGGATCGAGTACAAGACCCACGCCCAGCTGCGCACCATGCAGCGCGCCGGGGTGGTGACCTCCCGCGCCCTCGACGCCGCCGTGGCGGCCGCCGTGCCCGGCGCGACCACCGCGTCCCTCGACGACGTCTTCCGCTCCGTCCTCGACGAGCACGGGGCGAGCTCCAACTTCCTCGGCTACTTCGGCTACCCCGCCGCCGTGTGCGTGTCCGTCAACGAGGTGGTCGTCCACGGCATCCCGGGGGACCAGGTGCTGCAGAAGGGGGACATCCTCTCCGTGGACGGCGGGGCCGTGGTCGAGGGCTGGCACGGGGACTCCGCGCGCACCGTGCTCCTGGGCCGCCCGGACCCCGCGGACGCCGAGCTCTCCGACGTCACCCGCAACGCCATGTGGCACGGCATCGCGGCGGCGGCCACCGGCACGCACGTCGGCGACATCGGCGCGGCCGTGGAGGACTACGTGCGCAAGGCCTCCGGGCACCGCTTCGGGATCCTCGAGGAGTACGTGGGACACGGGATCGGGTCCAAGATGCACATGGCCCCCGACGTGCTCAACTTCCGCAGCACCGACCGCGGGCCCCGCCTGCGCGCCGGGATGGCACTGGCCATCGAGCCGATGCTCGTCCGCGGCGGGATCGGCACCCGCGTGCTCGACGACGAGTGGACCGTGGTCACCACCGACGGCGCCCGCTCCAGCCAGTGGGAGCACTCCGTGGCCCTGCACGCCGACGGCGTCTGGGTGCTCACCGCCGAGGACGGCGGGGCCTCGGAGCTCGAGCCCCTCGGCGTGCGCCCCGTCCCGATCCCGGAGGACCTGCCGTGACCGGGCAGCCCTCCACCACCCCGGACCCGCGACACCGCGAGGAGAACACCGTGGCCCAGCAGCCGCAGCAGAGCACCACCAGCACACCCGTCGAGCTCACCGTGAAGCCGCGGCCCGGTCAGCTGACCTTCGCCGCGCCGCGGCGCGGCAAGCCCCCGCGCCACCTCGCCGACTTCGACATGGCGGGCCGCCGGGAGTTCCTCGCCGAGCTGGGGCACCAGCCCTTCCGGGCGGGACAGCTCTCCCGCCACTACTTCGACCGGTTCGCCACGGCCCCCGAGGACATGACCGACCTGCCCGCGGCCGGCCGGGAGGAGCTCGTCTCCCAGGCCCTGCCCACGCTGCTGACCACCGTGCGCAGCCTCGAGGCCGACCAGGGGAACACCGTCAAGAACGTGCACCGGTGCTTCGACGGCGCCACCGTGGAGTCCGTGCTCATGCGCTACACCCACCGGGTGACCATGTGCATCTCCTCCCAAGCCGGCTGCGGGATGAACTGCCCCTTCTGCGCGACCGGCCAGGCGGGCCTGACCCGCAACCTCTCGACCGCGGAGATGGTCGAGCAGGTCGTGCAGGGCGCGCGGATGCTCCGCGGCGGCAGGGTGGGCCGGGCCGAGCAGGAGCCGCTGCGCATCTCCAACATCGTGTTCATGGGCATGGGGGAGGCCCTCGCCAACTACAAGGCCTCGATCGGGGCGATCCACCGCCTCATCGACCCCTCCCCGGAGGGCCTCGGCATCTCGGCCCGCGGCATCACCATGTCCACGGTGGGCCTGGTGCCCGGGATCCGGAAGTTCACGCAGGAGAAGCTGCCGGTCACCCTGGCGCTGTCCCTGCACGCCCCGGACGACGAGCTGCGCGACGAGCTCATCCCGATCAACACCCGGTGGAAGGTCGACGAGGCCCTCGACGCCGCCTACGACTACTACCAGGCCACCGGCCGGCGGGTCTCGATCGAGTACGCCCTGATCCGCGACATCAACGACCACGGGTGGCGGGCCGACCTCCTCGGCGAGAAGCTCAACGCCCGCGGCGGGGGGTGGGTGCACGTGAACCCCATCCCGCTCAACCCGACCCCCGGCTCCAAGTGGACCGCGTCCCGGCCCGGCGTGGAGCAGAACTTCGTGGAGCGGCTCCGGGCCCACGGCATCCCCACCACCGTGCGGGACACCCGCGGCTCCGACATCGACGGGGCCTGCGGGCAGCTCGCCGCGACCGTCTGAGCGCCGTCGTCCCCGGCACCGCTCCCCGGGGGCGCCTCCCGCGTTGCGGGAGGCGCCCCCAATCCCGTAGAGTGTCCTGTTGGTTGTCTGTGCTCCAGCGATTCCGCACACTTCGGACCACGCCGACCTCACCGTGCACCACGAACGGTGATGGTGCGCGCGTACGGGTCCGCTGCGGCGTTTAACGACGATGTACACCCGAAACCCTGCTCGCCGCCCCGGCGGGGGGCACCTGAAGTTAGCGGAGGATATGGCCAAGAAAGACGGAGTCATCGAGATCGAAGGCA is from Kocuria rosea and encodes:
- the secY gene encoding preprotein translocase subunit SecY, which translates into the protein MLSAFGRALRTPDLRRKLGFTLALIVLYRLGTFIPAPGVDYGNVQQCLALGTTTGGVYDMVNLFSGGALLQLSVFALGVMPYITASIIVQLLRVVIPRFQELHEEGAQGQTQLTQYTRYLTIGLALLNATTVVSLARSGALLGDCPLPIIPNDTWLTVLIIIITMTAGTAIIMWLGERITEKGVGNGMSLLIFTSIAATFPSALGEILRTRGWGVFLSVLAVGLVVITCVVFVEQSQRRVPVQYAKRMVGRRTIGGTTTYIPLKVNMAGVIPIIFASSMLMLPGMLAQFGMPDDGTDIPGWVNWINTYLVTGDHPVYMAMYFLMIVFFTYFYVSITFNPEEVSNNMKRYGGFIPGIRAGRPTEKYLAYVLSRITFPGALYLGIVSMIPLVALVLIDANQNFPFGGPSLLIMVGVGLDTVKQIEAQLQQRNYEGLLR
- a CDS encoding adenylate kinase, producing the protein MTRMLIIGPPGAGKGTQAVRISERLGIPAISTGDIFRANIKGRTPLGQEAKSYIDAGDLVPDSVTNRMVRDRLAETDTADGFLLDGYPRNAAQVDELDAILAELGQELDVVLKLTADRDELVQRLLGRAQKEGRTDDTEAVIRHRLDVYDAETAVVVDVYDRRGIVREVDGLGTVDAVSQRIMTALS
- the map gene encoding type I methionyl aminopeptidase; amino-acid sequence: MFGRRRIEYKTHAQLRTMQRAGVVTSRALDAAVAAAVPGATTASLDDVFRSVLDEHGASSNFLGYFGYPAAVCVSVNEVVVHGIPGDQVLQKGDILSVDGGAVVEGWHGDSARTVLLGRPDPADAELSDVTRNAMWHGIAAAATGTHVGDIGAAVEDYVRKASGHRFGILEEYVGHGIGSKMHMAPDVLNFRSTDRGPRLRAGMALAIEPMLVRGGIGTRVLDDEWTVVTTDGARSSQWEHSVALHADGVWVLTAEDGGASELEPLGVRPVPIPEDLP
- the rlmN gene encoding 23S rRNA (adenine(2503)-C(2))-methyltransferase RlmN, giving the protein MAQQPQQSTTSTPVELTVKPRPGQLTFAAPRRGKPPRHLADFDMAGRREFLAELGHQPFRAGQLSRHYFDRFATAPEDMTDLPAAGREELVSQALPTLLTTVRSLEADQGNTVKNVHRCFDGATVESVLMRYTHRVTMCISSQAGCGMNCPFCATGQAGLTRNLSTAEMVEQVVQGARMLRGGRVGRAEQEPLRISNIVFMGMGEALANYKASIGAIHRLIDPSPEGLGISARGITMSTVGLVPGIRKFTQEKLPVTLALSLHAPDDELRDELIPINTRWKVDEALDAAYDYYQATGRRVSIEYALIRDINDHGWRADLLGEKLNARGGGWVHVNPIPLNPTPGSKWTASRPGVEQNFVERLRAHGIPTTVRDTRGSDIDGACGQLAATV